From one Opitutaceae bacterium genomic stretch:
- a CDS encoding glycoside hydrolase family 2 TIM barrel-domain containing protein, with product MASPSSPAVEIRESAEGFILLHHGEKIYLNGAAIDDATALPNVRQLDHAIRFDHLKRAGGNAARLKADKQVLDEAHKRGIAGVVDLILEGERDGMDWNNDAQVQAQAERALALVRELKDHPALLMWIIGNELDYIPPDEPYNPRIWERLDELAVAIKAIDPKHPVLTIVGSSQFETKIKEITEKAPHLDLLGLNGYGELGKIAGLTHAHFPKPYIITEWGPTGHWEVARTTWGAPIEETSSEKAAAIHARYRDVVLADKQRCLGSFLFYWADKQETTHTWYGLYCEDQMTEGMDTMAHFWTGQSPANQAPRVKALTVDGSTDKTNLVLKPGQACEAALAASDPDGDTLTYTWDIRPEVVIPDGNYAGRKEKRSPILEGLTKGNGAKASFTVPEKEGAYRLFVTVRDGKGSIGYANFPFYVSATGELPEATKRYL from the coding sequence ATGGCCTCCCCATCCTCTCCCGCTGTTGAGATCCGCGAATCGGCTGAAGGCTTCATTTTGCTGCACCACGGAGAGAAGATCTATTTGAACGGTGCCGCCATTGATGATGCGACGGCCCTTCCCAATGTGCGTCAATTGGACCACGCAATTCGGTTCGATCATCTCAAAAGGGCGGGCGGCAATGCAGCCCGCCTGAAGGCCGACAAGCAGGTGCTGGACGAAGCGCACAAGCGGGGGATCGCAGGCGTGGTCGACTTGATCCTGGAGGGTGAACGCGACGGGATGGATTGGAACAACGACGCCCAGGTGCAGGCACAGGCAGAGCGCGCGCTCGCTCTCGTCCGCGAGCTCAAGGATCATCCCGCCCTGCTGATGTGGATCATCGGCAATGAACTTGACTACATCCCGCCCGACGAACCCTACAATCCGCGCATCTGGGAGCGGCTCGATGAACTGGCAGTCGCCATCAAGGCGATAGATCCCAAACACCCGGTGCTGACAATCGTTGGATCGAGTCAGTTCGAAACAAAGATCAAGGAGATCACCGAGAAGGCGCCCCACCTCGACCTACTCGGGCTCAACGGTTACGGCGAACTGGGCAAGATAGCGGGCCTCACCCACGCCCATTTCCCAAAACCCTACATCATCACCGAATGGGGGCCAACCGGTCACTGGGAGGTGGCGCGCACCACCTGGGGTGCACCGATCGAGGAGACAAGCAGCGAAAAGGCAGCGGCGATCCATGCCCGATATCGCGACGTGGTCTTGGCCGACAAACAGAGGTGCCTGGGTTCCTTCCTCTTCTATTGGGCCGACAAGCAGGAGACCACGCACACCTGGTACGGCCTCTACTGCGAAGACCAGATGACCGAAGGCATGGACACCATGGCTCACTTCTGGACTGGCCAATCACCTGCCAATCAAGCGCCGCGGGTCAAGGCCCTCACCGTCGACGGCTCCACCGACAAGACCAACCTCGTCCTGAAACCCGGCCAGGCCTGTGAGGCGGCACTCGCGGCTTCAGACCCCGATGGAGACACGCTTACCTATACCTGGGATATCCGTCCGGAGGTGGTCATTCCCGATGGAAATTACGCGGGGCGAAAGGAGAAACGTTCCCCGATTCTGGAAGGGCTCACCAAAGGAAACGGTGCAAAGGCGTCGTTCACCGTGCCGGAAAAAGAAGGCGCCTATCGGCTCTTTGTCACGGTGAGGGATGGCAAAGGATCCATCGGCTACGCCAATTTCCCCTTCTACGTTTCAGCGACGGGCGAACTCCCGGAAGCGACCAAACGCTACCTTTGA
- a CDS encoding TolC family protein, producing the protein MNRAATFVLLSALSRLACGMNAETQPPIPGDPRTTFLHALLRAPAIEAASLRASAAAERMGSSGRVPDPQLEVMGSRMVGPMKERSTMWEVTVSQPLPKWGERAADRERAQAVHAMAGADYALMAGEMASEVAMAIAEAAGADQRAGLLGEQVERLRSLLTAVEVRLSAGTNGRLADKLSLATRIAAMELMIEEEKQMAANAASQARGILGVAPNVALPDYAAPALTDVKVDETAEAVLATARAQEANAMVLMAQASSRPMTAVGVRFEQERTSMGDENTVGLAVMTDLPWRTRRYAAADLRAAKAEREAARADSATARHRLESALTRARRARALADTALRLSRETQERLNAEFDALMRSASAGNMAGSTLFEAVELLEKATETRLRAIQAETNARVAEAALWRHANVSLFQLHN; encoded by the coding sequence ATGAATCGCGCCGCAACATTCGTCCTTCTCTCAGCCCTCAGCAGGCTTGCCTGCGGCATGAACGCCGAAACCCAACCACCTATCCCCGGCGACCCCAGGACAACTTTCCTGCACGCGCTACTCAGAGCCCCGGCAATTGAAGCCGCCAGCCTGCGTGCGTCAGCCGCGGCGGAGCGGATGGGGTCGTCAGGCCGGGTGCCGGATCCCCAGTTGGAAGTGATGGGATCCAGGATGGTTGGCCCCATGAAAGAACGCAGCACAATGTGGGAGGTCACAGTCAGCCAGCCTCTGCCAAAATGGGGTGAACGCGCGGCAGACCGAGAACGAGCGCAGGCAGTCCACGCAATGGCTGGCGCGGATTACGCGCTCATGGCGGGTGAAATGGCGTCTGAGGTTGCGATGGCCATCGCCGAGGCCGCCGGCGCAGACCAGCGCGCAGGCTTGCTGGGCGAACAAGTGGAACGGCTTCGAAGCCTTCTGACAGCCGTGGAGGTACGTCTCTCCGCCGGCACCAACGGCCGTCTCGCCGACAAGCTCTCCCTCGCCACGCGAATCGCCGCGATGGAGTTGATGATCGAGGAAGAAAAGCAGATGGCGGCGAACGCAGCTTCCCAGGCGCGAGGAATCCTGGGAGTCGCTCCAAATGTCGCGCTTCCCGATTATGCGGCCCCGGCGCTAACCGACGTGAAGGTCGACGAAACCGCCGAGGCAGTCCTGGCCACAGCAAGGGCCCAGGAGGCCAATGCCATGGTGCTTATGGCGCAAGCATCCTCACGCCCAATGACGGCCGTGGGGGTGCGTTTTGAACAGGAGCGGACCTCCATGGGCGACGAAAACACCGTTGGGCTCGCGGTGATGACGGATCTTCCCTGGAGGACCCGGCGCTACGCCGCAGCCGATCTCCGGGCGGCAAAGGCAGAGCGTGAGGCTGCACGCGCTGATTCAGCCACGGCGCGACACCGCCTTGAATCAGCGCTCACCCGCGCGCGGCGGGCACGGGCCCTGGCAGACACGGCATTGCGCCTCAGCCGGGAAACGCAGGAGCGCCTGAACGCGGAATTCGACGCGCTTATGCGATCCGCAAGCGCGGGGAACATGGCGGGCTCCACGCTTTTCGAGGCCGTCGAACTCTTGGAGAAGGCCACCGAGACCCGGCTTCGGGCCATCCAGGCCGAGACCAATGCCCGCGTCGCCGAGGCAGCGCTGTGGCGGCATGCAAATGTATCGCTTTTTCAACTACACAACTGA
- a CDS encoding efflux RND transporter periplasmic adaptor subunit: MKSRSLLYAAVGFACGAALILLLPAQALFHVPQDKGHTEIGGGERWACPMMDFIGNKAGKCPVCGMDLARVTAGELTREQQRRMGVELVEVHEGPAKVTVRAYGAVKYDDRTLQVVVPRIAGRVVKRHEAARHIGTVVKVGDPIIDLYSPEVLSAQGELAAAVKLRETAAIDALSERFERWNLTEVADAILAGNKPRDTVTIRSAFAGRVVASEADSAMAGPLPQVGQELMGQEAILRLVDPNSFMIVVHVPEPRVHVVRPGQPVRLASDDRGELSELEATVSWVSPELNLEIRSREVHLHVQDASRRLLPGSLVNARFEAALDAKLEPADPARPDTRGTFTLVPKTAVLSTGVRNVAWRVAKRGPDGRVRFELVPVALGPRIEDGAGNDLYVVKAGLKPGDAVAAQGAFLIDSQAQLAGTESLLFPRGATGTAPAHAH; this comes from the coding sequence ATGAAGTCTCGGTCCTTGCTTTACGCGGCAGTAGGCTTTGCCTGCGGCGCAGCCCTCATTCTCCTGCTCCCCGCGCAGGCCTTGTTCCACGTGCCTCAGGACAAGGGGCATACGGAAATAGGCGGAGGAGAGCGGTGGGCCTGCCCGATGATGGACTTCATCGGCAACAAGGCTGGCAAATGCCCCGTCTGCGGCATGGACCTGGCGCGCGTAACCGCCGGAGAACTCACCCGAGAGCAGCAGCGGAGAATGGGGGTTGAACTCGTCGAGGTCCACGAAGGGCCGGCCAAGGTGACTGTGCGCGCCTACGGCGCGGTAAAGTACGATGACCGCACCTTGCAGGTGGTTGTGCCGCGAATCGCAGGCCGAGTCGTCAAGCGGCATGAGGCGGCGCGGCACATTGGCACCGTGGTCAAGGTGGGAGATCCCATCATCGACCTCTACAGCCCCGAGGTTCTTTCAGCACAGGGTGAGCTCGCTGCCGCCGTGAAACTCAGGGAAACCGCTGCAATCGATGCGCTCTCTGAACGCTTCGAGCGCTGGAATCTCACCGAGGTGGCGGATGCCATCCTCGCGGGCAACAAGCCTCGTGATACAGTCACAATCCGTTCGGCGTTTGCCGGTCGCGTGGTCGCGTCGGAGGCGGATTCTGCAATGGCAGGGCCACTCCCGCAGGTTGGCCAGGAACTCATGGGACAGGAGGCAATCCTGCGCCTCGTGGATCCGAATTCGTTCATGATTGTGGTCCACGTTCCCGAGCCCCGGGTGCACGTGGTGCGGCCCGGCCAGCCGGTCCGCCTCGCGTCAGACGACCGTGGCGAACTTTCGGAACTGGAGGCGACCGTCTCCTGGGTCTCACCGGAGCTCAACCTCGAGATTCGGTCACGGGAGGTACACCTCCATGTGCAGGACGCTTCCAGGCGCCTGCTTCCAGGAAGCCTCGTGAACGCGCGCTTTGAGGCCGCACTCGACGCGAAGCTGGAACCAGCGGACCCGGCTCGCCCCGACACCCGGGGCACGTTCACGCTGGTTCCCAAGACCGCCGTACTTTCGACTGGAGTGCGCAATGTTGCGTGGCGGGTAGCAAAGCGCGGTCCCGACGGTCGGGTCCGCTTTGAGCTCGTCCCTGTCGCCCTCGGTCCCCGGATTGAAGACGGCGCAGGAAATGACCTTTATGTCGTCAAGGCTGGTTTGAAGCCCGGCGATGCTGTTGCGGCGCAGGGCGCCTTCCTGATCGACAGCCAGGCCCAGCTTGCAGGCACCGAAAGCCTTCTCTTCCCACGGGGCGCCACAGGCACCGCACCCGCCCACGCGCACTAA
- a CDS encoding efflux RND transporter permease subunit has protein sequence MLSFCIRNSWLTLAAAFALALAGFWGWRNVPVDAIPDLSDNQVIVWAEWPGKSPQDMDQQVTARLARELQGLPGVQTVRGMSLYGASYVYVIFEERRDLYECRTRVLERLSQMQGILPAGVNPRLGPDATAMGQVFAFTLQGPRDLESKRFLLDQVVIPALRAVPDVAEVAAAGGVVREYQIDVDPTRLEEQGITLDALMVAVQQAGRDVGAMSVEQSGVETMIRGVGFIRSVQDVENVVLWGDPLKGAGLRLGDVAQVHLGGQFRQGLLADAHQEHAGAIIGMRVGGDPKRVIDAVKRRLVELAPMLEREQLSVVSFYDRSQLIRETTATVTDTLVEAIVATVIVVVAFLLHARASLAVAASLPLGMLFTFLVMHLLGLGANIMSLAGIAIAIGVMVDFGIIMTENITQHLVDLQERCAREGRSMPTSPFNPEITDTVVRAAQEVARPLLTSAATTVIGFLPIFALTDQAGRLFEPLALTKSLAISGAVLFGTLLVPVLCRLLLPPWQIRRPLLICLMGVTSGIAFGWYVRDGWSLPMEFGRWALSIPGWLFAPALAAIVASAVWRIGQEKLVNYEENPASRAIHVAYEWAYARILRHKVAFTIAISLMAGGGYLLGLGWPTLSAPVRAAFKSVGADLSHTRVDQALSRWFPGVGSSFLPPLDEGSLLFMPSLPATGGLGETQRIMMAQNKAIEEVPEVAGVMGKMGRAETALDPAPIGMIETVVLLKPYNEWPVHEILEPDGTTTRRPRTLEEVRTVLAAVTDIPGVAPSWLQPIETRVVMLSTGIRSLIALQVLGDDMDALERFAEAAEKVIQPTPGAIDVQMQREGGKPYAEIRLDPVKLARFGLTNEQVMRTVESAFGGMAVTYSVEGALRYPVRIRYLRERRDDPDELLQLQVPAMSADHGAIPLGNLLAAPTVYELRFKNESASHSFLTQLPLRHQRNFVPLAGGRAELTIAAGEALPEELLRAEAAGSLERTAMRPSELGLTYTIGPMAIRSEGGKRTQYVLLNARGRGEVEVVRDADARLRAALSSGELTLPAGATYRWVGRYEQKLKADETLRWIIAASLAVMVFLIYVGTRSWLITAIIILCNALVTTAGGFFMVWLWDVQMTTAVVVGFLVLLGVMFNDGILLGTYIQDQFKTHPDTLEEVHRRVFVAGLRRRRPAIMTNATAMLSLVPVLWSTGRGSELMEPMILPVVGGMLFDVVSLFSVPVFFTWYWERKLKTSR, from the coding sequence ATGCTATCTTTCTGCATCCGGAACAGCTGGCTCACTCTGGCCGCGGCCTTCGCACTCGCGCTCGCGGGCTTCTGGGGCTGGCGCAATGTCCCTGTCGACGCGATTCCTGACCTGAGCGACAACCAGGTCATCGTGTGGGCCGAGTGGCCGGGCAAGAGCCCCCAAGACATGGACCAGCAGGTCACGGCACGGCTCGCCCGGGAACTGCAGGGACTGCCGGGCGTGCAGACGGTGCGCGGGATGTCCCTTTATGGCGCGAGCTACGTCTACGTCATCTTCGAGGAGAGACGGGACCTCTACGAGTGCCGGACGCGAGTGCTCGAACGTTTGTCCCAGATGCAGGGCATTCTGCCTGCGGGAGTAAACCCGCGGCTGGGTCCTGATGCGACGGCGATGGGGCAGGTCTTTGCATTCACCCTCCAGGGCCCGAGGGACCTCGAGAGCAAGCGCTTCCTCCTGGATCAAGTAGTGATTCCGGCACTACGTGCCGTGCCCGATGTGGCAGAGGTGGCCGCGGCAGGCGGAGTCGTGCGCGAGTACCAGATCGATGTCGACCCGACCCGCCTCGAGGAGCAGGGCATCACGCTCGACGCGCTGATGGTGGCCGTACAGCAGGCAGGTCGGGACGTGGGTGCGATGAGCGTCGAGCAGAGCGGCGTGGAGACAATGATCCGCGGCGTCGGATTCATCCGTTCCGTTCAGGATGTCGAGAATGTGGTGCTCTGGGGCGATCCGCTAAAGGGCGCGGGTTTGCGCCTTGGCGATGTCGCACAGGTTCACCTCGGTGGCCAGTTCCGCCAGGGTCTTCTCGCCGATGCACACCAGGAGCACGCGGGCGCAATCATCGGCATGCGGGTGGGAGGCGATCCGAAGCGGGTGATCGATGCGGTCAAGCGGCGCCTGGTCGAACTTGCACCCATGCTCGAACGCGAGCAACTCTCGGTGGTTTCGTTCTATGATCGTTCGCAGCTGATCCGCGAGACCACGGCAACGGTGACGGACACCTTGGTCGAGGCGATCGTCGCGACCGTCATCGTGGTAGTGGCATTCCTATTACACGCGCGGGCGAGCCTCGCTGTCGCGGCGAGTCTTCCCCTGGGAATGCTCTTCACCTTTTTGGTGATGCACCTGCTCGGCCTTGGCGCCAACATCATGAGCCTTGCAGGCATCGCGATCGCGATCGGTGTGATGGTCGATTTCGGCATCATCATGACGGAGAACATCACCCAGCACCTGGTGGATCTTCAGGAGCGGTGTGCTCGCGAAGGCCGAAGCATGCCGACCTCGCCATTCAATCCGGAAATCACAGACACCGTGGTGCGCGCGGCGCAGGAGGTGGCACGACCACTCCTCACCTCCGCCGCAACGACCGTGATTGGATTCCTTCCCATCTTTGCCCTCACAGACCAGGCCGGGCGCCTGTTCGAACCGCTGGCCCTGACCAAGTCGCTCGCAATCAGCGGCGCCGTGCTTTTCGGCACGCTTCTGGTGCCTGTCCTCTGCCGTCTGTTGCTTCCTCCCTGGCAGATCCGGAGACCACTCCTGATCTGCTTGATGGGCGTCACGAGCGGCATCGCATTCGGGTGGTATGTCCGTGATGGCTGGTCGCTACCGATGGAGTTTGGCCGCTGGGCGCTCTCAATTCCCGGGTGGCTGTTTGCCCCCGCGCTCGCCGCAATCGTGGCTTCCGCCGTCTGGCGGATTGGCCAGGAGAAACTGGTGAATTACGAGGAGAATCCCGCCAGCCGCGCGATTCATGTCGCCTATGAATGGGCTTATGCGCGCATCCTCCGTCACAAGGTGGCTTTCACGATCGCGATCTCGTTGATGGCGGGCGGAGGTTACCTGCTCGGTTTGGGTTGGCCGACGCTCAGCGCACCGGTTCGTGCAGCATTCAAGTCTGTGGGGGCAGACCTCTCTCACACCCGCGTCGACCAGGCACTGAGCCGTTGGTTTCCCGGCGTGGGCTCCAGTTTCCTGCCGCCCCTGGATGAAGGGAGCCTCCTCTTCATGCCCTCGCTGCCGGCAACGGGCGGATTAGGGGAGACGCAGCGCATCATGATGGCACAGAACAAGGCCATCGAGGAGGTGCCTGAAGTTGCCGGCGTCATGGGCAAGATGGGCCGCGCCGAAACGGCGCTCGATCCAGCGCCGATTGGCATGATCGAGACAGTCGTCCTGCTGAAACCGTACAATGAGTGGCCAGTCCACGAGATTCTTGAGCCTGACGGGACGACAACCCGCCGACCGCGCACGCTGGAAGAAGTCCGAACCGTGCTCGCTGCGGTGACCGACATCCCGGGCGTCGCTCCAAGTTGGCTGCAACCGATCGAAACACGCGTCGTCATGCTCTCTACGGGCATTCGCAGCCTGATTGCCCTGCAGGTACTCGGAGACGACATGGATGCGCTTGAACGTTTTGCCGAGGCGGCGGAGAAGGTGATCCAGCCGACACCCGGGGCCATCGACGTGCAGATGCAGCGCGAAGGAGGGAAGCCTTACGCGGAGATCAGGCTCGACCCGGTGAAGCTTGCCCGTTTCGGGCTCACGAACGAACAGGTGATGCGCACCGTTGAATCTGCTTTCGGTGGCATGGCCGTCACCTATTCCGTCGAGGGCGCCCTTCGCTACCCCGTGCGCATCCGCTATCTTCGCGAGCGACGCGACGACCCGGACGAACTGCTTCAGCTCCAGGTGCCCGCAATGTCAGCGGACCATGGGGCGATACCGCTCGGCAACCTGCTCGCAGCTCCCACCGTTTATGAGCTCAGGTTCAAGAACGAGTCGGCGTCGCATTCATTCCTCACACAACTCCCCCTGCGCCATCAGCGAAACTTCGTGCCGCTCGCGGGGGGCCGTGCCGAGCTCACAATCGCTGCGGGAGAAGCACTCCCGGAAGAGCTTCTGCGCGCAGAAGCGGCGGGATCCTTGGAACGGACCGCCATGCGTCCAAGCGAGCTTGGCCTCACTTATACCATCGGTCCGATGGCAATCCGTTCTGAAGGCGGAAAACGCACCCAGTATGTACTCCTGAACGCAAGGGGGCGGGGCGAGGTGGAGGTGGTGCGCGACGCTGATGCGCGACTGCGCGCCGCGCTTTCCTCAGGCGAACTCACCCTGCCCGCAGGGGCAACTTACCGCTGGGTGGGCCGCTATGAACAGAAGCTGAAGGCGGACGAAACGCTCCGGTGGATCATCGCAGCCTCACTCGCCGTGATGGTCTTCCTCATCTACGTCGGCACGCGTTCCTGGCTGATCACAGCCATCATCATCCTGTGCAATGCCCTGGTGACCACGGCCGGAGGCTTCTTCATGGTCTGGCTCTGGGACGTGCAGATGACCACCGCCGTGGTGGTAGGCTTCCTCGTCCTCCTGGGAGTCATGTTCAATGATGGCATTCTTCTGGGCACCTACATCCAGGACCAGTTCAAAACCCATCCGGACACACTGGAGGAGGTGCATCGCCGCGTATTCGTGGCGGGACTACGTCGCAGGCGCCCTGCGATCATGACCAATGCGACAGCGATGCTGTCGCTCGTGCCGGTTCTCTGGTCGACCGGCAGAGGTTCGGAATTGATGGAGCCAATGATCCTTCCCGTGGTCGGCGGAATGCTCTTCGACGTCGTGTCCCTGTTCTCCGTTCCTGTTTTTTTCACCTGGTATTGGGAGAGAAAACTTAAAACAAGCCGTTGA